A single window of Candidatus Zixiibacteriota bacterium DNA harbors:
- a CDS encoding OmpA family protein: protein MPEEDSNWLTSHPTFEELREAVDNISEARRNLFDTVEQEASQIIDEAYNEIEDIDPWGKINEVVGKANDTYEIVKEGVRENDFDKISEGWEKSWETLGTARDNAIELINKGRQGAQRITRRSLARTWDRVTELTDQIGSAATRGAEKVFDTAKDGARKTNRTLAEAVREVRRRVGQVADTAASEAKQKADKAKKLADEALNKWNQSEQILEFTSFENFENDLPEIKDTNKKLNEALKELENVSGELGVELDLDDIFEDINALSEIDEEEEEIQMLVEPLKPEFNIAPNQENTLVLEGLTPETGAVKVIEISDMQFRTDSAVPAPIEETSETQSQIPALQAVRRAYLYAEEHQDYQMLVTGHTDSRGRAQYNFDLSYHRARVILALLTGNKEMFKESVEQKNTDEDKQAILKYFHEWDGLNCDPGPVDGVIGDRSTQAIRNYQRGYNRIFNEEIAVDGIWGGQTWGAAFDMYRRELEDMLGEERDDLRNYSSYLSFCPGRQMCACGESIPTDHPGADEYASQTNRRVEILFLRPNTELDFGCCTDSPPFPDTACDQNSCPLYGLDANNEALNNYTIINDEDVVEQTTVKIIVEDAFGRPATDLGYTLKHSGGVITGSTDSEGLIYHENIPEGTIKIVLDNGEVIDFEPPVPDDFDGEETFGGEEAPAGDSVILSSGEPPDEEEEILAMGEEEEEEEEVLAMSSGDSSQSGKAMGPEEEEMLQG, encoded by the coding sequence ATGCCTGAAGAGGACAGCAACTGGCTGACCAGTCATCCAACTTTCGAAGAATTGCGCGAGGCGGTAGACAATATCTCCGAGGCTCGTCGAAACCTGTTCGACACGGTTGAGCAGGAAGCCAGCCAGATTATCGATGAGGCCTATAACGAGATTGAGGATATCGATCCGTGGGGTAAAATCAACGAGGTTGTCGGCAAAGCCAATGACACCTACGAAATTGTAAAAGAGGGTGTTCGTGAAAACGACTTCGATAAAATCAGCGAAGGCTGGGAAAAAAGCTGGGAGACCCTGGGAACTGCTCGAGACAACGCAATCGAGTTGATTAACAAGGGGCGCCAGGGTGCCCAGAGGATCACCCGGCGCTCACTGGCGAGAACATGGGATCGTGTCACGGAGCTCACCGACCAGATCGGCAGCGCAGCCACGCGTGGCGCGGAAAAAGTCTTTGATACAGCCAAAGACGGAGCCCGCAAGACCAACAGGACACTGGCCGAGGCGGTCAGGGAAGTCCGCCGGCGTGTCGGGCAGGTGGCCGACACCGCCGCCAGTGAAGCTAAACAAAAAGCTGACAAGGCCAAAAAGCTTGCCGATGAAGCTCTCAACAAATGGAATCAATCAGAGCAGATTTTGGAATTTACTTCGTTCGAAAATTTTGAAAACGATTTGCCCGAAATCAAGGATACCAACAAAAAGCTCAATGAGGCTTTAAAGGAACTCGAAAATGTATCTGGTGAGTTAGGTGTCGAGCTCGACCTGGATGATATCTTCGAAGACATCAATGCCCTGAGCGAAATCGATGAAGAAGAGGAAGAAATCCAGATGCTCGTCGAGCCGCTCAAACCGGAATTCAATATAGCTCCCAACCAGGAGAACACCCTGGTACTCGAAGGCCTCACTCCCGAAACCGGCGCTGTTAAAGTGATCGAGATTTCAGATATGCAGTTCCGTACAGACAGCGCTGTTCCGGCTCCAATCGAAGAAACCTCCGAGACTCAATCACAGATCCCGGCCCTGCAGGCTGTGCGTCGGGCCTACCTGTATGCCGAAGAGCATCAGGACTACCAGATGCTGGTCACCGGCCATACCGACTCGCGTGGCCGTGCGCAGTACAATTTCGATCTTTCATATCATCGCGCGCGGGTGATTCTGGCGCTTTTGACCGGCAACAAAGAAATGTTTAAAGAATCAGTCGAACAGAAGAACACCGACGAAGACAAGCAGGCGATCCTGAAATACTTCCATGAATGGGACGGTCTCAACTGCGATCCCGGTCCGGTCGACGGCGTTATCGGGGATCGCAGTACACAGGCAATACGCAACTACCAGCGGGGTTACAACCGGATATTCAACGAAGAAATCGCGGTCGACGGCATCTGGGGCGGTCAGACCTGGGGCGCGGCATTCGATATGTACCGTCGGGAACTGGAAGATATGCTCGGAGAAGAACGCGATGACCTGCGCAATTATTCCAGCTATCTGAGTTTCTGCCCGGGACGCCAGATGTGCGCCTGCGGTGAGTCGATTCCAACCGATCATCCGGGAGCGGATGAGTACGCCAGCCAGACCAATCGCCGGGTCGAGATCCTGTTTCTGCGCCCCAACACCGAACTGGATTTTGGCTGTTGCACTGATTCTCCTCCCTTCCCCGACACCGCCTGCGATCAAAACAGTTGTCCGCTCTACGGTTTGGATGCCAACAACGAGGCCTTGAACAACTATACAATAATCAACGATGAGGATGTGGTTGAACAAACTACTGTCAAGATTATTGTCGAGGACGCTTTTGGCAGACCTGCAACCGATCTGGGTTACACGCTCAAGCACTCCGGCGGAGTAATCACCGGCTCTACCGATTCGGAAGGATTGATTTACCACGAGAACATACCCGAAGGAACGATCAAGATCGTTCTCGATAACGGAGAGGTGATCGATTTCGAACCGCCTGTACCCGATGATTTCGACGGCGAGGAAACTTTCGGCGGTGAGGAAGCTCCCGCGGGTGACAGTGTGATCCTGTCGTCGGGTGAACCCCCCGATGAAGAGGAAGAAATCCTGGCGATGGGTGAAGAGGAAGAAGAAGAGGAAGAAGTTTTGGCGATGTCTTCAGGTGATTCCAGCCAGTCAGGGAAGGCTATGGGTCCGGAAGAAGAGGAGATGCTTCAGGGTTAG
- a CDS encoding DUF1573 domain-containing protein yields MSKLVKPVTFLAVILICFTTVAFSQAKSGGKLDMRERIFDFGLVPQESRVVHNFMLKNVGDAEVNITEIKSNCGCTTAPVDENKIAPGDSTVMEVTFKSGRRTGKQEKFVNVTTDMEPRGLFRIVIQAWVETPTQRTPPLTSEPRTIEYAPRDMKHRGKSEVTLKNNSDETLELEIAGYYEPLGHPELKGNSLKPGETTKLVYDFNVVDNNKLEYGAVTVSAKGEEIDLNYTVPITKVRVKK; encoded by the coding sequence ATGTCAAAGCTTGTCAAACCAGTTACGTTTCTGGCGGTCATCCTGATCTGTTTCACCACGGTCGCATTTTCACAGGCTAAAAGCGGTGGAAAACTGGACATGAGAGAAAGGATCTTCGATTTCGGTCTGGTTCCGCAGGAAAGCCGCGTGGTGCATAATTTCATGCTCAAGAACGTGGGCGATGCGGAAGTCAATATCACCGAGATCAAGTCCAACTGCGGATGTACCACAGCGCCGGTTGATGAAAACAAAATTGCACCCGGTGATTCTACTGTCATGGAAGTTACCTTCAAAAGCGGCAGGCGTACCGGCAAGCAGGAAAAATTCGTCAATGTAACTACCGATATGGAACCCCGCGGACTGTTCAGGATCGTGATCCAGGCCTGGGTTGAAACTCCGACCCAGAGAACTCCGCCATTGACTTCTGAGCCTCGCACAATCGAATACGCTCCGCGCGATATGAAGCATCGCGGCAAATCCGAGGTAACTCTCAAAAACAACTCAGATGAAACCCTCGAACTTGAAATTGCAGGTTATTATGAACCGCTCGGTCATCCTGAACTGAAAGGCAACAGCCTCAAGCCGGGTGAGACTACAAAACTGGTCTATGATTTCAATGTGGTCGACAACAACAAGCTCGAATATGGTGCCGTGACTGTGAGTGCAAAAGGTGAAGAAATTGATTTGAATTACACGGTCCCGATTACAAAAGTGCGAGTGAAGAAATAG